Below is a genomic region from Raphanus sativus cultivar WK10039 chromosome 4, ASM80110v3, whole genome shotgun sequence.
TGATGACACTGGAAACCATTTCTTCAAAGACTGTTACATCGAAGGGACATTTGATTTCATCTTTGGAAGTGGACGCTCTTTATACCTCGTACGTACCTAAGACCTAACATTCGTAAGACATGTTTTCGTGATGATTTCTAACTAATTAAAATCCTCCTTTTGGTTCATGCATGAAAAGAGTACACAACTAAACGTTGTGGGAGATGGACTCAGAGTTATCACAGCTCATGCTGGGAAAAGCAAGGAAGAGAAAAGCGGGTATTCATTCGTGCACTGCAAGGTTACAGGGACTGGAACTGGGATTTACTTGGGTCGAGCATGGATGAGCCACCCCAAGGTCGTCTACGCATACACTGACATGTCAAGTGTCGTAAACCCGTCTGGATGGCATGAAAACACCCGAACCGAGCGTGACAAGTATGTAATCAAAAACCATTCTAATGTTATATGATGATTCACTAACAAAACGtcattaacaaatatttttatatgtaaattcaCACGGATGGATGAGCAGGACGGTGTTCTACGGAGAGTATAAGTGCTCAGGACCAGGATCGCGGAAGGAGAAGAGAGTTAAGTATACACAGGACATTGACAACATAGAAGCTAACTCTTTCATCTCGCTTGGCTACATCCAAGGATCCAGCTGGCTCCTCCCTCCTCCTTCTTTGTAATCTCTCATAATCAATTGAGGCTTGTGTAAAACAAGGAATGAGAATCATCGGTTTAGtataaagttttatatattatcaatctctatattttattatgtttaaaaatgttttaggggaaaataactatttacgtcatgttcaaaaagaaattaactATTTACGTATCAAACTTTCACATATTAGCCTAAGTGCTTCAAAGACTCTAGCTGATGCAGAGTGTTCAAAGATGACATCTTGACCAAGTATACATTGCGAAGTTCAGCCCACTAAGCCCATCTCTGCACTAGCGGTTGATACGCTTCTCGGTCAAAGGAAGAACATAAGATCTGTCAGTAGTTTTTCATAATGCATGCTTTGTGAGAAAATTATATGGATTTGATTATTCTCTGTACCGGTGCGGATTTGCCAACCTGTTTACTCCACTTAATTGTTTGATCCATTCATGTCGCATAGACGTAATccattttctatatattttgtaaaactgAGAAAAAATGTTGTAAGAAGCACTATGTGATCCCCTTTGTCTAATTCATAACATGCGGTATGTTGAATCTAGTTGTGAGCtttcagatatttattttaaatgatatgtatgtatatatatcgaATATAGATTATGAATATTAATATTCGATAATATCCTAAATGCGACAGCATATAGTAGTTGCTCCACCGTAGGAAGTTGTGCGTGTGGACCGTTTTCCGTTGAAAATATGTTCAGAGTTGCCATCATTCCTAAAAGGATTCTTTAGATATTTCTTAGAGCCAAATACAACTTCCAGTATGCGCTATAGATCTATATAATTGCTGGGGATAACAAAATTACTATATAACTTTTGATTAGTGTTAAAAATATTGTGGAGTAGTGTAAAACATGTGGAAAGAGTTTCAAATCATTAAAGGGTAAACACAGTGCAAAACAACCATAACACACCACAAAGCAACAAACAACTGTAGATATACATCAGAACAAGCTAACGAAGTGAATTGTTTTTTCgatcaataaatatatactgCCTCCGTACcactataagatatttttaaagatttcgattttattttaaaataaatgatttctCATTTTTTTAGACAAAATTTATtgtcatttaaaatttgtaaccaATTATATAATAGTGTATCTTTTTTAATTGGTTGAATCAGTTTTATTTAATGCTATTTTATATAACTaagataaattacataaaattttgcattttcttaaactttgcgataaaattttaaaatccattTAAAATGACACagagataatatatttttaatcagttAACAGTTAACATCAGTATATTAAGacaatttatatgtatatattccATTTCATTTACCGGTCGAATATGAATGGATTAAAAGTTGTTGTAGCTTGTTGAAATTTTCGTGTCATTTAACATTTATGCTTTTACTCCCTCTGCAACTATAAATGTTACAGATAATTGATCGAACTGATGATAAAACAGTGGCACTATGACACAAAATCAATATGTTGGAGAAGCTATATGctttaatttatatgtatttaataatttgatttgtagaatagtaaattatttttagaaaaagataattataaaaactaatatgtaatttatttatttataaatatttataatatcttataaaatatattatttatgttttgttattaaaataatgaatcatATTCAGTTGtataagttaaattttattttaaatatgaaatgttgttattttaaaaaaaatttaaaaattattgcaattttattttaataatataaattttatttttggatataaacataattttgatattattaaataaatatattaataatattttattattttttatatttatatattttatatgcaaATACTCTACCAAAACCTCCATATGAAAAAAGTGAATGAAGAACATTTGGAAAGCATTATCATCttataagtatttttaaaatatttttctaaaatttgttaattaaaCAATAAGGAAGATAATGCTTATGTTAATAGTTTGCTAATCAAGACTTGAATATGATTTGCacacatttttatttcaataCTTGCGGAATAATATCATCactaggataagatccgcgccttgcgcggaatgaatttaaaaacgtagaataaaaagaattggttttgacaaatataaaattatatattgcaGCTgtgttatatatgtgtatatatataacatttttaatatttatataattatttataaattgacgGTGAATGAATGTAATTAGAATTGTcgatcatattttttttttaatttcatgcATTAGCCGATTTGTTGGATATGTTGAagtcataaaaaataaaattatgttttatttttttaacaaaatgattgatgaaaaaaattatatatgatcgaaaattaaaaaccctaattatTGTACAAATTGGAATTCTTACAactttattttacaaaattacatGGAAAATCCAAACTATAATATTATACACCTACATGTTGTgttagtaaaataattagtcTCATTAGTTATGGGCCAAATTAATCatcataaaaagaaaattatgttttatttttttaacaaagtgattgatgaaaatatttatatatgatgaaaaaaaaaatctaattattgTACAAACCGGAATTGTCACAactttattttacaaaattacatggaaaattctttatatatattataagagAAGCATATTATTTATATCTCATATCTTTTTCTCGAACAATGTTATATCTCGTACTCTAATTCTCAAACTTCATATCTTAATTATAGTCCAAATCCATATAAAATTGAATCACAactttaaaaagtaaaaaaaaaatcaacttatttttttaaatattaaacccaaactataactacattaattatatataattattttggtcgaaattatatattaattatcattatattaaatgaaaacaGTTTTTTTAATGAGTTAATTTTAGTCTTTGATTGATTTCAATCCAAAGGctacaaatcaatttttttttttttgattggtCATTATCTCAATCACACATCTCTAGCTCTTTCTTCCTAGATCTGTCTCTTTTTTCTCAGATCTTAAACTAATATTTTCTCCTCCTTTGAATCTCTATCTTCTTCAATCACCACCATCACACATACTTTCTTTACAACTCCccttcaccaccaccaccacacgTCTTTTACTCACCTTCACCACCACCAAGAAGTAGAAGCAAGGCTCACCATACACGACCTCCGTTCGTTCACTGTCCCAGAATCACCACGACCACATGACCTCCGTTCGTTCGCCGTCCCAGCATCACCACCACCATAACACCACGGTTTGacctctctatctctctctcctctctctgtatctctctctctctctcttttgaacTGGGCTATTTGTTTTTAGGATGGAGGAGGCAAGCAGAAGGAGCTGACGGCTTCAGATTCAAGACGGAGGTAGCCGCCGAAAACTGCCGTCAGTAAGGGCCACGAAAACGACACCCTTGAATCAGATGATGGCGAGTTTGGCTTCGTCGCTGCGTCTCGAGGAGCAGTGGTGAGCGGTGTCtctgtatttaatttttaagatATATACACGATAacatgtatatatgtgtgtatttgTTACGGTCGAAAACATGTATTTCTCTAGGGAATTTATTTTTTAGACTATGCTAATACCAAACACGTTAAAATCTTGCCACATCAGCAATTTAATGGTCTAAATAACTGCCACATAGAAAGGGGTTTTTTTCAATTAAtgcttcccttttaatatatagaggattcAAAAAGGAGTTTCGCAAAACAAGTAAACAACGAGCttatataaaacttttttaaattaacatatacAATATCAGGCCATATGATCTTGTACATATGTAAGAAATcgtattttgttttatttttaaataaattaagcttgaataaattattgattcaagtttttgaataaACTTAAATGTCAAAGAAATGTGAATGAGTTTACTAAGCAAATTGTTTGGAACGTTTCCAACTGAGTTGGATTAGTCAATCGATAATATCCTAGCTAGTTCAATATGTTCAAGTGTTCTTTAAAACAGGATACATCAAGTTCGCTCATCATCGCTCAGTTAATCCTGAAATTTTGATCGAAAAACATTCATTTAAACATGCATCATTACAATAACCTTAGGGGCTAGGAACCAGTTCAGCCAAAGAATCAGATTTATTGTCTTCTTATGGTTTAAAGACAAATTAAATTCTGGAAAATAGAGCATGATAGTTGAGCGATATCATGCAAAATCCAGGAGCTTTGACTGAACTGTAGCACGATTTATTATAAAGATGAAATAGTGATTTATCTACAATTTTCAGATGTCAATGGTTTTCATGTGTATATGCGTTTTATGGATGTATTTATGTTGtaatgatgaagatgatgcTGAATATTTCATAACCACAAGCCGCAATTAGTACAATTTCTTAGTGGCATTGATGTTGAGACACATCTTAAAGGGTCTTCTTGAAGATAATATTTGTACTTTAAAGAAACTCTAGTATCTCGGTAATATCAAATATCTAATCATTTCTTTTGACattttatgtatatttgatAACACCGACTATAATAGAGACAATGGAGATAAACTCTTTGAGTGGTAACTGATATTTAAAACAAGAAAAGGTTAACAAAATGTCCTCAGCtattatataatacatgtttacaaattaacatatcttagacttaaatatataacaatatactgtattatctaaaataagtaaatataaaaattgctAAAAAATAATCCAAACTTTGAAGTGGAGgcaaaaatttaacataaactaaatataaactaattttaaaatatttgtccatgtatattttaaatctcttaataataaatatacgtGACGGTTTGAAACAATTGATTAATTAcgaatataaactataaaattattgtatttaaaataattatataaatatttaagtatataattagTGTCAATGTACATCATTAATGatgaaaagtaaatatatatatatatatatatatatatatatatatatataaatgaaatgaaCAAGTCTAGTTATTTTTTACTTAATGATAAATGATAAATGAGTATAAATTAATGTCTAACAATAATTTagtattaattacaaaattagataaaaaattatatcaaattttaagtACTGATCTTgttactttttcaaaaaaaattggattattttttatatatatataaaatgaaaagatatcaaaaaatattataattaaagtaatttatataatgtaaaattaaattataggTATATTTTAGTTAATGACTTTCTAGGAAATGGTTCATtttaaatatcacacatgaaataagtcatgaattttttttaatataatagatgtaGTTTTCACAACATTTGGAGGAGATGCTGCAATGTGTTTATTTAGTTTATCTTTTTCCTCAAATTTTTGGAAAGAATTCAGAAAAGGGTGGGTCTGGCCCATCTCACACTATTAAACCCACTAGTCACGGACCGTTCCATTTCAATGGTGCTTCATGCTTTTGCCTATATAAGCGGTGGGAGAAGCTTTCTTACAATAACCTCAGAgcaaaacaaaatctaaaagaTCTATACAAAACTTATAgaacaaaatttagaaaatgattAGAGGACTCTTGttagttttgttcttttttttatcactgTGAAGACTTCAGTTTCTCGTCCATTCGCATGGTCGAGAGGTGACGACATGCAATCAGGCCAAAACTACCAAGGCCAAAGTGGGTCGGGTCGTGGGCCCAATTGGGAGTACAACTGGGGTTGGGGCTCTGCACCAGGATCCGGATGGGGGTACGGGGCGGGTTCGGGTAGATCACCGACCGGGTGGGGAAGAGGATCCGGATACGGGTTTGGATCCGGATCCGGTTCAGGTAGCGGATATGGATATGGCTCTGGAGGTGGCGGAGCACGTGGTGGTGGGTACGGTTACGGTAGCGGAAATGGTCGGTCCGGTGGaggtggtggcggtggtggttACGACGGTGCAGCTGCCACATTGAGCCACGGTAGTAAGTCTCATCCATGATGAACATGTAAGTTCTCCCAATTTAAAAAGTTTTGGGAGTGGTATAAGTGTTTGTAATATCAAGGTTATTAGGTTTGGTACCCTTTTAAAATGTAACTTCCTTTCTCTTGTATGCTTCATATATGGATTATAATGTGCTCAACGTATCTTATAATTTACAAGTACATGCATGCATGTGTCTCTAAATGTAAGAAAACATACAGTAAAACTTCTAACATTTCAAGATAAAATGATATGTTTTTAGGCTATTTGTGGATACGTCCGTTATATATAACTACACAATGAAAAAAGTATAAACCATAAGATTTATCCGGTAAATGGTCTTTATAAGACACGACACGAATGCATGGATCTgctacatgtatatatataatctatacATTGATAATGATCAAGCAGCAGCGAGTTGTTTCTTGTTGTGGTGAGTAATTAAATAGTCGTCCTCGAGTGTATTCATCACAAGCTTGGTCTCAAAAGAGCTTCTGAATGATATAGAAGGTTCGACAAACAGTGAATTCATCTTTGTCTGCATCACCATTCACCATCTCTCTCTGTAGAAAAGAGCGGTAGTTATTGAGCTGTCCCGCAATAAAACCAGTTGTTGCTGATACTTTCTTCTCggttccttcttctccttcgtcCATAACCCGAGCTCGGAGAAGGAAGAGATAAGAGGGCGAGAATGTAGAAACGGTAACGTTTAGCTGAAACCCGATTCCGAACAAGAAATCAAGCTCAAGCAAGTTCATCTCCTCTTTGCTTATCCCTCCAACTTGAGCGTAATATCCATTGTTATAACACCTGAAAAGTTAAATAAATGCACTTGAAGATATTATAACATAGaataatataattcaaaaaagaagaagttgttaaataaaaaaaattatatattaatcaacATCTGTTGATTAGTGAATTTCATTAAATTAGCTTCAGAATGATTTACTTACAAGTCATCTATGAATTTAGCAGAGACCAAGACACTTGTGATTATAAACCTATGAATACTTAAGGAATTGAAGAGCAAAAATGGCTGTTTCTTGATGAACCGATCCAAGTATATGTACGCGACGATATAACACGAATGACTGCAGTTTGCGTACTTTAAGATCCTCTCGAGGTAGCTTCTGATTGAGATGGAAGATTGGAAGGTTTGGTTATTCCATAGAAGCCTGAGATCCTCTGTTTCTGGTTCATGTGGTCGTTGGTCTCCGATACCATTTGCAATAGATACGACATTGCTGTTATGATATTTGGCATGGTCTCCGCCATTGGTTCTTGAAGATCTTGATTCATTGTCTGGATCTGAATCTGATCgaaggaaaagaaaaagcagAGCTATGTTTGACGAGTTTATTACATTAGTACGTGTTTTGGTTTCTGTCTTTTGCCTGTCATTTGGAGTATATTTAAGggtttttttcaaaattgaCTCCAAAAAATCACAAACCTAATCtatgatttttttgaattttttttatcatattcaCCTAACAAATTCAACgaaaatatcattagttttttttcgaaaataatatttttattctctcGACCTTATcattttcaagtatttacaagattgtCATTGCTATCAATACActaaccaccatgaacaaccaatttgaaactTTTAATGCGCCTCAAATCGATTTATACTTCTTCTTTCTCAATTCTTAtcaactaaaaacaacatctctttcattttctcttcgtattcatccaaaaaaacacaagattttgattttaaaaatttataaaatttgttttgctgtaattgaaatatataatcaaataaatatatgaaaaataaataaaacatttcaataacactaattaattataaattattcttagtcaatcaaacatatatcagttacttaactattttataatcATCCTAGAAAATAGttagttatataaaaaatatttctattactttgaaaaatatatattttaattgtttaaaattatgaaatcacattgtatacatatatatatatatatatatatatatattttattgctACAATACATCAACAACCATGAACAACCAACCACCATTGCTATCAATACACCAATCATCTtagatgaaatatatatatatatatatatatatatatatatatatattcatctaagaaaatatagatataaacaaatattttattactttaaaagtattttttattttctttaataatatttttcaaacggaatttttattttgtgaactttcctttttaatgaaatcatattatatatacatatatttttcgtttttgaatttgtttcttaaaatttataaatgtttatttttattatgtatgttatttgtaaaattaaaaaaaaactaaataaaaatttaataatagtatttaaatgtaatagtTTTTGTTCATCAAATGTATAAATGTAATCAACCATTACagaattaacgtgagcgcgacacataagaaattgactt
It encodes:
- the LOC108852235 gene encoding LOW QUALITY PROTEIN: putative glycine-rich cell wall structural protein 1 (The sequence of the model RefSeq protein was modified relative to this genomic sequence to represent the inferred CDS: deleted 2 bases in 1 codon), translating into MIRGLLLVLFFFITVKTSVSRPFAWSRGDDMQSGQNYQGQSGSGRGPNWEYNWGWGSAPGSGWGYGAGSGRSPTGWGRGSGYGFGSGSGSGSGYGYGSGGGGARGGGYGYGSGNGRSGGGGGGGGYDGAAATLSHGSKSHP
- the LOC108850208 gene encoding LOW QUALITY PROTEIN: cyclin-U4-3 (The sequence of the model RefSeq protein was modified relative to this genomic sequence to represent the inferred CDS: deleted 2 bases in 1 codon); translation: MNQDLQEPMAETMPNIITAMSYLLQMVSETNDHMNQKQRISGFYGITKPSNSISIRSYLERILKYANCSHSCYIVAYIYLDRFIKKQPFLLFNSLSIHRFIITSVLVSAKFIDDLCYNNGYYAQVGGISKEEMNLLELDFLFGIGFQLNVTVSTFSPSYLFLLRARVMDEGEEGTEKKVSATTGFIAGQLNNYRSFLQREMVNGDADKDEFTVCRTFYIIQKLF